One Acidobacteriota bacterium DNA segment encodes these proteins:
- the rplD gene encoding 50S ribosomal protein L4, which yields MATLTVKNLENKEVGKVEVSDKVFAAEVKPHLIYEAVKHYLAKLRRGTASTKTRAEVAGGGKKPWRQKGTGRARHGSIRSPIWRGGGVVFGPKPRSYYYRLPKKVIKAALCSALSQKNKLNKIVVIDEFALPSPKTKEFVAAIERLSIDSKALVVDFRDNINLILSSRNVPYVKFLDSTQVNVYELLKHDTLLISKRAVLKLSEELSK from the coding sequence ATGGCTACGCTTACCGTGAAGAACTTAGAGAATAAAGAGGTGGGGAAGGTAGAGGTATCGGACAAGGTGTTTGCCGCCGAGGTGAAGCCTCATCTCATTTACGAGGCGGTGAAGCATTATCTGGCTAAACTGCGTCGAGGAACCGCTTCCACCAAGACCCGAGCTGAGGTCGCTGGTGGAGGGAAGAAGCCTTGGAGGCAGAAAGGAACGGGGCGCGCCCGCCATGGGAGCATTCGTTCCCCCATTTGGCGAGGAGGGGGGGTTGTTTTTGGTCCCAAACCGCGGAGTTATTATTATCGTTTGCCGAAGAAGGTTATAAAGGCTGCCCTTTGTTCTGCGCTCTCTCAGAAGAACAAGCTGAATAAGATCGTGGTCATCGATGAGTTTGCTCTCCCCTCGCCCAAGACGAAGGAGTTCGTAGCGGCGATTGAACGGCTTTCGATAGACTCCAAGGCATTGGTGGTTGATTTTCGCGATAATATTAATCTTATCCTTTCATCGAGGAATGTTCCTTATGTGAAGTTCCTCGACTCGACGCAGGTGAATGTATATGAGCTTCTGAAGCACGATACCCTGTTGATCTCGAAGAGGGCG